A single region of the Streptomyces virginiae genome encodes:
- a CDS encoding GTP-binding protein, with the protein MMGQHDDRTAGEAPGVDPGPGEDPELAALALKILVAGGFGVGKTTLVGAVSEIRPLRTEEALSEAGELVDDTGGVAQKTTTTVAMDFGRITIRSGLSLYLFGTPGQDRFWFLWDELSQGALGAVVLADTRRLEDCFPAVDYFEHRRIPFVVAVNCFTDARRFGAHDVSRALDLEQGTPVVLCDARDRDSGKEVLIRLVEYAGRVHTARLLDSVEPQADSV; encoded by the coding sequence TTGATGGGACAGCATGACGACCGAACCGCCGGTGAGGCCCCGGGCGTGGACCCCGGTCCGGGGGAGGACCCCGAACTGGCCGCACTCGCGCTGAAGATCCTGGTGGCGGGCGGCTTCGGGGTGGGCAAGACCACGCTGGTGGGCGCGGTCAGCGAGATCCGACCGCTGCGGACGGAGGAAGCGCTGAGCGAGGCGGGTGAACTGGTCGACGACACGGGCGGTGTGGCCCAGAAGACGACCACGACGGTGGCCATGGACTTCGGGCGGATCACCATCCGGTCCGGGCTGTCCCTGTACCTGTTCGGGACGCCGGGGCAGGACCGGTTCTGGTTCCTGTGGGACGAGCTGTCGCAGGGCGCGCTGGGCGCGGTGGTACTCGCCGACACGCGGCGGCTGGAGGACTGCTTCCCGGCGGTGGACTACTTCGAGCACCGGCGCATCCCGTTCGTGGTGGCCGTCAACTGCTTCACGGACGCCCGGCGGTTCGGGGCGCACGACGTGTCGCGGGCACTGGACCTGGAGCAGGGGACGCCGGTGGTGCTGTGCGACGCGCGGGACCGGGACTCGGGGAAGGAAGTACTGATCAGGCTGGTCGAGTACGCCGGGCGGGTGCACACCGCCCGGCTGCTGGACTCGGTGGAGCCGCAGGCCGATTCCGTGTGA
- a CDS encoding DUF742 domain-containing protein: MNGQWYDADAGPLVRPYAMTGGRTKPGPHGVRFDLIALVVVDPEGTDEAAESLMGPEHRALLGLCRSETQSVAELAADADLPVGVVRVLLGDLLEGGHVKVSRPVPPAQLPDERILREVIEGLRAL, encoded by the coding sequence ATGAACGGCCAGTGGTACGACGCCGACGCGGGCCCCCTCGTCCGTCCGTACGCCATGACCGGCGGGCGTACGAAGCCGGGACCCCACGGGGTCCGCTTCGACCTGATCGCGCTGGTCGTGGTCGATCCGGAGGGGACGGACGAGGCGGCCGAGTCCCTGATGGGCCCCGAGCACCGGGCACTGCTCGGCCTCTGCCGTTCCGAGACCCAGTCGGTGGCCGAGCTGGCCGCCGACGCCGACCTGCCGGTGGGGGTGGTGCGGGTGCTGCTCGGGGACCTGCTGGAGGGCGGGCACGTCAAGGTCAGTCGGCCGGTACCGCCCGCGCAACTGCCGGACGAGCGGATTCTGCGTGAAGTCATCGAGGGATTGCGAGCGCTTTGA
- a CDS encoding roadblock/LC7 domain-containing protein, with protein MIEHQRIDLDGGRRSGELDWLLDDLVLRVREVRHAVVLSNDGLAVGASSALSREDAEHLAAVASGFHSLAKGAGRHFHAGGVRQTMVEMDEGFLFVAAAGDGSCLAVLSAASADIGLIAYEMARLVKRVGEHLYTPPRFAARPPAAG; from the coding sequence ATGATCGAACACCAAAGGATCGACCTCGACGGCGGCCGCAGGTCCGGCGAACTGGACTGGCTGCTCGACGACCTGGTGCTCCGGGTCCGCGAGGTCCGGCACGCCGTGGTCCTCTCCAACGACGGCCTGGCGGTCGGCGCCTCCAGCGCACTCAGCAGGGAGGACGCCGAGCACCTGGCCGCGGTGGCCTCCGGCTTCCACAGCCTCGCCAAGGGCGCGGGCCGGCACTTCCACGCCGGGGGCGTGCGCCAGACGATGGTCGAGATGGACGAGGGCTTCCTCTTCGTCGCGGCCGCCGGCGACGGTTCCTGCCTGGCCGTGCTCAGCGCCGCCAGTGCCGACATCGGCCTGATCGCCTACGAGATGGCCCGACTGGTGAAGCGGGTCGGCGAGCACCTCTACACCCCGCCCCGGTTCGCGGCGCGCCCGCCGGCCGCCGGCTGA